The DNA sequence TCACCGAAAAATAACAATATCAATTAATTCGAATAAAACATCggttacctgaaagccacttattGCCTCCAACACCATACTTTGTgaaaaaatcattccaattcctgtCAAATGCATCTTTTGTAAATGAGTCCCAAACAACATGACTCATCTCTTATTCGATTTTTTCATGTTGCTtgtagccatttaatttacttAGGATCTTCTTCATGATATGCCAAATGTACTACCGGtaaattgttgttggcatacagctCTCAATAACCTTTTGTATCGATGCGCGTTGATCAATAAGAATCCCCTTTGGTGCCTTTCCTCCCATGTAACGAAGTCAACATTTGAATAACCATTTAAATGACTGAGTatcctcatttttcatcaaatCACATCCGAGAAGTGTCGACTAACCGTGGTGATTCACACCCacaaaaaaaccaaaaaccaGATTGTACCTGCAAATGGACACCAACAGTTATGAACCAAAACTGGTTATGCGTATGAACCAAATATTATATCACAATGAACCAAACACATGTTTGTGTTGTAAGTCGTATCAAATGAAACAACATCTCCAAAATACTCGTACGCAACCCTGCTTCTTGCATCAGCCTAAAATGCATTTTTGATAGAGTGATCAACTTCAAGGTTAagctcaaaaaaaaatttttgattcttctctttcattcttaataagtactTTCCAAATTTTTTGGCTTCGGAAACATTCTGTATTTCCtttgtaatgtaattcctcacttctttttcaataaaacttaGTTCACTATGACCACCTACTGCTGCTACAAATGACTGATATATTTTACACGGTCTGATTCTGGCTTCCTCGTTATTTTCAATAGTACGACGCACAAACATGCTTAGCTCCCTATGTTGTTTAAGTATCTTTTTTCGATCTAGACAGCAAGGATGTGAATGATTCAGAACAACTTTAGAAATAATCCAAAGACCAACGTCCTTCAATATATGTACATAAACCCTGGCTGGACAGTTTATTCCAACTGAGGGTTTGTCTTCAGTGTTGGAGATATCTtggatttctatttttttttctctctactaCATGTAATTAGTTAATTCTTAATTTCATCTCCCTTCTGAATGGTGTTCCTTATTTTCGTAGAAAAACCAGCAAGTTTGGAATAATCTTTGTAGAACTTTCCAACTTCTTCGAGTGTCTTGGAAGTCATCTCAACCTCTGGGACGAACTGTTCATCGACAATACACCTGGACTGTAAAATGAACAGAAATATTGTTATAACAAGACCATTGTGTAATAACCAATGAACCGAAACATATGCATTCTATATAAATTCAAAAACTCCTGCATTCtatccaaattcaaattcatgAACAACACATATTTTAGCAAAGAAAGacaaaattattcattatcactttattcaattggactccattcaattcaattcaaaatttttgaagaatGAACTGAAATAATATCATAATAAGATTATTGTGTAATAACAAATGAACCGAAAaatgtccattatataaattcaaattcagaaactCCAGCATTCtagaatgaaccgaaaatattattaaaataaaaccattatataataccaaatgaaccgaaaattgaACACTGGTTTTATtactttattcaattgcattccattccattcaattcaaaattgttgAAGAATGAAACTAGATAAAATGAAGACCGATCCAAACCTTGTCCACTTGATTCGATtaagaagaataatccaaatcgctctcatTCAATTGATTTGAACTTGAATCATTTATTGTTTTGATAATACGATATTCGATTCAGAAGAATAATACGCTATTTAAATGCATATCGAAAtctaaagagaaagagaagaaatctgaggaaaaacacaacaaaaatgaaTGAAAATCTGAAGAGAAAtcagagaaacaaaaaaaaaaaaagaacgaagAAGCTTTACATTGAAGAAGAACGAAGAAGGAAGTTGAAGAGGAAGTTTTACGTTGAATAGATTTACgttaaaagtatttaaaaaaacatgaaagaaaaggtGGCATGGCATATGAGAAAAAATTACATGGTTGGACTTGGTTAGGAAAATTACTTGGATGCAAAGCATTattgcaaataataataaatatttaaagtcGATAAAGGGCTAGTCCCTGTCCTTGATCAGTCTTACTCGAAAGTCCAAAGTCCAAACTAATTACTGTCACTAAACTCGGTTTTGGCCAACCTAAAATGATAATTAACCAATAACCAAATAAGCCTAATTCTCCCATTTTTATCTTTGGTTGAGCAAAGTTACTTCAGGAATCCCACAAAGGCCACAACTGATGGCTAAACGGACACTATGCTGAATAAGTGTTGAGAAACTAGCGCTAATTTATCCTATTACACCATTTCAATCTAAcaatcaaaaaacaaaaaaatgaatacactaacaaataataataataataataattttatttcattagACGAACTAATATTGTCTGTCTAAACAAAAAGatcgattttaaaattttaaatttttttaagaactgatatacttttattaaataaaaaaaataaagactgattcaattaatttttttattagaatttaacgTGAGAATTGATatatctaacaaaataaaaagttaaaaactgaTTTAATGAttcaaatttatttagaattaaattgtctgactaaaaatttttttgaaaactgatttGGTATATTACTCTAAaattaatacataattaaataactaatacTGCTTTTTTGAAACTACTTTGATCAAATactcatttatatttataattattcctTTTTGTTGGATGAAAATAAACTAGCGCGGAAATATAATTCTTCATTAGAAAATTCTGAGCAGATATAAAAGCTACGGATTGtgccatttttttattataatatcatTCTTTGGGTGTTGCTTGGGTATGAGTTTGAGGTGAGAATCAAATACAGCTCCAAATGCTTGATAATTTGATATCAATTGATTTCCAATGAAGTATCAGCTATGTAGCTCTTCAGAAAAAATCACAGATACAACAATAAAGTCTTCAGAAAAGCGCTCTACTATTCTCATAAATCAAATCTCACACTCCATCTACCTTTGTAGTCTGCATTGAAGGTCCAATTATTCTCCCTAAGCTGCACATAAGGAACCTGAAACAAGGTTCAAACATACAGTGTTACCATTAACGAAAAGGACAACATGTAGAGAGTATGAAATGACCGAGCAAATAGTATTGGGGGGAATAAATTACTAATTGCAACTTCATGCTAATTTACTGGTTCCACAGCTTCGGATTGGTTACCACACAACATATCCACAGTGATTTTAGTTATTCTTTTGGAatgaaaataacttaaaataaGGATACAACAATTCCATCCAACAATTTCCACTCATCACTTCAGCATTTGAACTGCACTAGTTGTATTTAGCAATCCCCTTTCAGTTCAATAAAATTCAATCTCAACTATCTCTACGCTTCCACTAAATTGAGATGCATATAATAGAATCTACTAAATTGAAGGACATGGAACTATGCATATGGCATTAGCTATTAGGTGATGTGCAAGAGTCAAGAGAAACCTGTTCAAAGACTTCATAGCCAAGCCTAAGTCTAACATCTTGGTCCTTCTGAAAATTAAATATGTTCCATGAGAATTCAGCAGCTCCACTAGACTTCCGCTGCGAAAACCAAAGTAGCAGCTGCCGTTATTAGATCAAAGGAAACaacactaaagagtcaataactAATTCCGGTACCTCTTTAAAGTTCTGGTCAACGTCACATCGTCCCTTAATTTTAAAGTCAAAGAGCTTATCAACAGTGACAGGGAATGTCTTCTTTGCACGAACAGTGTAGCGTAGCTTCTCATGCTTATCATAGCGCAATCCAACACCAAGTGTTGCTGATAACTACATTACAGTATCACATAACAagaattaatgaatttaatttgaaaatacgATTAGGGCTTGGGAGTAAAACGGAACTGACCGAGGGGTAGAAATGTCTAATTTGGGCACTCAGAGAACTGGCTTGCCCGACTCTGGTATCAAGCTCTCCATGAACCTGCCAGAACAGTGCCACGTACACAAACCTCAACTATAAGGAGAAATATTTCTTCAATTACAGCATAGCATTTGATGGCCAAAACAACACTGTTACCTGGAAGAAAGTGTTCGAGTCGATTGGGACTTTCTCCTTCGCATGGATTCTTAGAGCTTTCGAATCTCCTCCATATCTCAGAGAtgtctccattttttttttccctcACTCGATTATCCCCTACTATCTTCAGCAGGACTTTAGATTATTTATTCCATAAAACCCTAAAACATGCTACGTTTTTTTTTAAGTTGATGATGCTacgttttttattttgtataaggGTTTTCTTATCTATGGGCCCATTTGCTGTCCACTCTCTTGGGCAACATAAGCATATGGTAGATGGGTTTGGCTAGATGGCGTTTGATATATTTTCTAATTCCATGAAAAATTATATGGTTGAATTATTTCATGTGTTTTTctataaaacatttaataatcaaATTGCACATAATATGTTTTCAATATTTAATCAACATTATGGAACTCTTAATATAAATTGTAACCAATCAAATTTTGATCATTTTGTTACaacaatttgtaataaaaaacaaACCATATTTTATACAAGTATCTAAAAAACCTCTGTATTTCATAATTTCAATTCCGTTGGTCGTGTAATACGGGCTCGATGAAAGAGAGTTAAGTACTAGTAGTATCCACCATCCAGTAGGTATTGGTAAGATAACAAGGATATAAAAGTGTACAGTACCATAAACCTTAACTGCTGCTACAATATATAAATAAAGTCCATACAAAACTAGCAAAATCCTCTCTTGGCAACGATTAGACCGCCGCAAAATTCGAACCAAACAAGTAAAACAATGTCAAAATGGTCTCATTTCATGTCGTCCGGAGCAGCATATTCAACAATCATCATATCTCATCGATAAAATCCATGAGGTCATCAACCTCCTGCCTCAAAGAGGTAATTTTCTGCTGATTTGAAGCAATCCGATTCTCAATTTCCCTTCCTCCTAACTTCTTCTCGTAGCAGTCTACAACTGTTGTGTGTTTTGCCATGAGTCTCTCCTGCAAATCTCTCTCCTTAGCAATCAGTTCTTCCACCTGAAAACAACAGCATATGTTATAGAAATACAGTATAAAATCAAGAGGAAAAGAATATAGACCAGAAGTATTTATTTCTCGCATAACCTTGGGCAGTATATGAGCTGCTTGTGGAGAAGATTGCAAGAATGTCACCAGAGGCTTCAAGTCTTTAGAAACCCCTTTCAACAAGCTATCAACTGATTTTCTAGTTGCTTTACAAGCTTGAACATCTCCTGTCCTAGAAAGATCACGCAATGATGCTTCTAGCTTGTCATGTGCTGTTAAGCAATGGCTAATGATATTATGGATCTGCTGAACAGTTGCTTGCACCTGAATGGTGGTGACACGAGTCAATAATCTAAGTACCAATCAATTGTAAATGTTAGATTCTATACAAAACACACGTTGATTACCTCTTCCCACTGGACCTTAGCCAAATAAGATGcagatgatttggagattgacAAATCCGCATGCATGTAGACAATGCAggcaacaaagagaaagaaaaacccAAAGATCAACATCAGAGGCTCCCTGAGCATGGAGAGACTGTTAAATTTATAATAGACCTGCAACATCAGCAATGACAATTAGTAAGATGTACATCTACGTCATTGCTATATACCAAAAGAATATATCAACCAATCAAATTCATAATCTGTTTTTCTTGTATTCTAGCAATCTATTCTGTTTCAATTTCTGGCAGCCTAGACTTACAAGTCGCAACAACCAAGTGTAAAAGTAAGCAAAAAACTtaacacataaatacatctccaAATTCAAAATGGTCTATGAGATTTGGTATCCTAGTCTTAATTCTCacagtaatttattttttttttattgattttcctTTCAAACAAATAGATGCTCAGAACCTTTCACCAAGATTGTTACTAGCACACTATTGTGCTAAATATCACACTATTGGTAACAATTATCCTTGTGGGCAAGATTGTTAAAACATTAGCACACTAATTTATTCTTGGTGGCCTGCTTGATACAATCTTACATAAGCTTCGTCAAAAGATAGAGGGGTAATACCTGAAAGTGCTCATTATGCTCAGGCACAACATTGTTCTTTTCCAGCACAACAACAGGTCTACCAACAAGATCCAAGTGGGAAAACTTTGTCTGCAACAATTACATGGAATGGCTATAAAACCCAGATAAGGGAGCTAAAACTGATGGTAAAGAAAATAGTGATGGTTTGGCAGAAAAGGTCAATCTAAACTATCTAGGCAATACCTCCTGCCATTGTTTCACCGGAAATGGAACAGACGCAGAAATATCTTTGGACCCTTCTGGTAGAACAACCTGCAATTGCAAGCAACAGGCAGATGTAGTTGTAAGCACTATATGATGAGGAAAATAACCGAACATAACGAAATGTAGGGAGGATTACAAAAGATGAATTACTAGTAAAGTATTTCCAGTTTAAGAACAACTACTGAAGTTGTTAACCACTCAGGTACCAATTAGTTAAAAATCACATTTGTATCTTCATTATCAAGATAAAATAATTGAGCTAACCTTCACAATGAGAGTGTCAATCACTAGCTCATTTATAGGGgaaccaaaagaaaaattaaggaaACGTTTTCCATCCGATTCGAATAGGAAGTCCCGCAATGGCAAACCATATCCAATCGTAAAAGCAGTTCTCCATCCACCAAACAAAGGGTACCTAGGTTCAATCTCCAGTTCTGTCTGCTTTCCAGAGAAGTATAATTCTTAGCAAATATTAGCAAAAGTATTTCAGAGCAAAAATAGGACAATTGGAGGACATCCACCTTCTTTGAGTCACCCCATAAACTAGAAGTGGAAATGTTTCCAATTTCATCCCTGTAGTAAACTGAATGAGCTCGTGGCGGCAGCCTTGCAACAAGACGCCTAAAGGCTGATGCACCTCTTACATATGGCCTGGCCTGATAGTCAAGTCTGCAATGGAAACAAACTACTATTACATGTCACTCTAACAAAATAACGACAGAGGAATTCATAATCGCAGAAACAAGGTAACCTAGAAAATTCTCCTTTACTCTTGGCACCACCATGAAAGAGATTGTAATGCTCTGTGACCTGTACATTTCCCCAATGGGAAATCTCGATCTCTCGCACTAACTCTTCAGCAACTGCAAAGGGTTGATTATTCTCAAAGTGAATAATTATTGGCAAGTATGAAAATGGTGGAATATTATGGAACGGGCCATATTTCAACTCAGATCCAGACAGTTTTGTGCCCTCAAGTTTTGTGTAGGACTCAACTCTTGCTTCGGGCAATTTAACAGCGAGTGACTGGACCATTACTTTATAAGGAGAAAGAAAGTGTGCAGTATCTTGAAACAGTAAAAGCTGGATATCAGCTTGACTAATTTTCTCAGGAAATGGTTCCAACGCATGGGTAAAAACAGCCAAGACATCCAACAGCAAACTCTCTCCCTTCCCAAGCCCCTTGGGTAAAGATAGGGAATAAAATGTCAAGGAATCAGGCACATCTTTAGGGATAACAACTTCAGTGGGTAAACCAGCACCAGAAGATgctttccctttcccctttccttCATTAAGTGTTGCTGTCAAGTATGCCAGGTGCTTTGCCTGATTTTCAGGAAAGGACAACAAGATCTCGGAGATAGGGTTTGATCCCGCATTCTCTACCTGCAAACAAtagaagcaaaataaaataaaataaaataaaaaattattgaaacacAAAATGTGAAAAGGGATGGCATGCTAAGAGCAATTACATCTGTTAACTGGCTTTCAGAACTGGTTCtcttttgatttaaatttaaattctggTTTGCCGAAGAAGGAAAAGATTTGTGTTTCAAAAGCATATAtctttaaatcaaaatttaagagGTATTTCTTCCAGAACCTTAGGTTGTCAATTACCTTACCGAAATTCAGTGGTGTATAGTATAGTATAGTAGTAGAGTTCGTGTGATACATTTGCTAAGGCAATGGTTAGTGTCCATGTCCACTAGAGACATCGACGACACCCATTTGTTTGATAAGACACACATTCGATGGGCACAGTGGCACACAAGTGCACACAAAATGCATATCTTCAGTGTCCCTCCTTCGAGCTAAGACACAGATTTTAGACATGGACATAATTTTTTTACACTTTTGCTCTTACCCTTTTTTCTTATTTCCAGTTTTAACCTTCATCTGTTAACCCTAATCCAAGTTTTTtctcttccttccttccttcctcTCACACTCCTATGCTCCTCCTTGCTACCCAAATCCACTGCCTCTCCTCCTCCTCCCTCCCTCCATCTCTTCACAGATTTGCATCGTGTCCCCCTCTCCTTCCTCCTCAACCATCCTCCTCGTCACCTTCTTCTTCGTGCTCCTCTGCGTTCTTAGCCTGCCATCATTGCCCCTGCCACCTCTTCCCCCTGCTCATCGTGTCTGGATCTGCTCGTTTCTGGATCTTCTCTGTCTTTGTCGCACTGCATATCTGCATCTGAGTCTGCTTTGTTTTAGTCGTCTCCACTATCCGCCACTGCTTGATCTCCTCCAGCTTCCCTCTGCCTCTTTTACTGCTGCATTACTCCCCCTATCTTTCTCTCAGACTTCttgtttctgttttttatttattgtttaattaaacaaattgcattttattttgataatcatcgttagtttggtttaattgaatTTGTTtgaataggagtggttgaaaatggtGATTTAAGATGAGATCGGAAGGAGATGAAAAATCAGGGATGGCAGTTTTGGTGGTAGTTGAATCAAGGTAATATAGTCTTTTGGAATATGTGTGCCTTGTTCATTAGTTTAACCAAACACACTAAGTAGACACAAATATTTTGTTTCTATGTCCTGTGTCTCTATGACAATGTCTATGTCCCAAGGTATACATTAACCAAACGGAGCCTAAGGCAGCAAATTGCACGAACAACGCTTAAGAAAATTAGAGAACAAGTGAATAAATAATTGAGAATGTGAAATATATTTTGAGTACCTTGAGTGAGGTAGTTATGCGCACAATTTGAGATGTCAAATCAATCTGCAAAGACACAGGGAAAACACGATCAGAAAGAGGATTCACTAGCTGCGAAAATTGTTAGATCTTTACATAGCATCGTGGTTTTCATGTTGACCGGTATGAGATTAAAGTCAAACGATAAATAAAAGCAGAGCGACATTTATAGATGAGTAGAACAGGAAAAACGCAAATAGTGTAGATCGGAGGAAATGAAACAACAATCGGAATCATGAAATGGAAAATAGAAACCCTAaaaaggggaagggagagagaaagactTACGCGACGGTCAACCTTGGCGAGGATTAGATCGGAGAAGACCGGGGAGGAGGATAGAACGCCGAATGCAAGCGTAAACAAAAGAAGAGTCAAAGCGAACCTCAGCATTTTCTTCAGCTCATACACCTAAACCAAATTTACGTTTGCTCACTTTAAAGAAAAACCACCACACCGGACACCACTCTACTCACTGCTCATTGATACTACTAACTGCTCAGCCGACCATCCTCCTAAAATATAATATGAGAAATAAGAGAGTACGAGACCAGCAAATTTATTGATTTATAGTATActgatcatttttttttttttttaccaaaaaaactTGAATTCACAACTTCTTAATTTAGTATGAGAGATTAtaccatttaaattataatttattgacatTTATAAtgatcaattaattattattaatatttttaatagtataaaattttttattttttttactaattaagtGTCATTTTAATAAAAGTACGGACTCTAAATTTTATCGTATAATATCCATTTGCTCGTTTCTAAAGAAAAAAAGTGTCTATATTTTCCTAATAATACAATAATACCGAatgatttacttatttttttgttaattttgtaaAGAAAACATGTTTTAATCTttattattagatgaaaatttaataatatttaggatttagcaattttttaaagaaaacatgttttaatctttattattagatgaaaatttaataatatttaagatTTAGCTATGTGATAGGACACAGGTTAAATATTAaggttattattaataaaattttttaaatattttattttaataaatatattaaaaaattaactttatattttttattaaaaaaattttaatcgaTAATTTTAACTTGTGTATTGtacgagatgtctctggtacgggttgaaggGTGGATCGGGAACCTGCGGGTCGAGGCGAAGACCGGATcgcttgactggagcaatggggggaggtacctgcaaagacactccgacgcttaaGTCAAAATGGATCTGAGAGGTGTTAGGCGTGTGGAATGAAtcatacctggagggacctgggtcctctatttataggtgatgggagtcgtcttatcttatcttgtttggctaagataagggaggtgtttgaattcgaaagtcggtTAGGAGCTCTAGAGGGCTGGTTTCGGGCCTTCCGGAAGAGGGAGATGGGTCGGACCCGAGGAACCGGGTTCGGGTTTAGCCTTGGGTCCGggatccgtgggccggatccgtaacagttgcccccgcagcgggagaACGAGCAAGGTCGGTCTGTCGCTGGGAGGTGTGGTGTTTGACCGCGAGCTGGGTCTTTAGTTTTTCTCGGGTGTTCGTTTGGTTCTTTGACGTGAGATCGGTGTCTCGGCCTCGGCTTTTGCTGAAAGGTTCGTCTGATCGTTTTGGTTTGACGTGACTCTTCCGAGCCTACTGCGTCTGTTGCATTCTTCGAGGCGTGCTTTATTAGCTTCTATTTTCGAGGGGGGCATTTAATGCGAGGGGGCATTTCCCTCTTTTGCCCCTACGAGCCTTACCTTGTCTAGGGTTATTTGTGTATTTTCGCCCCCTCCCTTTTGTAACCGTTTTGGCCTTTTGCTTTAATTCCCTCGTtcgttttatttttccttttttcgtTCTTTCTTGAAGAAATCTTCTCTTCTCTCTGTGTTACTGCTCTCTGGTGCTTGTTTTGCCGCTTCTGTTTCTCAAGCTTTCCCAGGATCATTTTCTGCGTTTCCAGGTAGGTATG is a window from the Arachis hypogaea cultivar Tifrunner chromosome 17, arahy.Tifrunner.gnm2.J5K5, whole genome shotgun sequence genome containing:
- the LOC112766804 gene encoding outer envelope pore protein 21, chloroplastic isoform X2, whose amino-acid sequence is METSLRYGGDSKALRIHAKEKVPIDSNTFFQVHGELDTRVGQASSLSAQIRHFYPSLSATLGVGLRYDKHEKLRYTVRAKKTFPVTVDKLFDFKIKGRCDVDQNFKERKSSGAAEFSWNIFNFQKDQDVRLRLGYEVFEQVPYVQLRENNWTFNADYKELHS
- the LOC112766804 gene encoding outer envelope pore protein 21, chloroplastic isoform X1 is translated as METSLRYGGDSKALRIHAKEKVPIDSNTFFQVHGELDTRVGQASSLSAQIRHFYPSLSATLGVGLRYDKHEKLRYTVRAKKTFPVTVDKLFDFKIKGRCDVDQNFKERKSSGAAEFSWNIFNFQKDQDVRLRLGYEVFEQVPYVQLRENNWTFNADYKGRWSVRFDL
- the LOC112764267 gene encoding dolichyl-diphosphooligosaccharide--protein glycosyltransferase subunit 1A, translating into MLRFALTLLLFTLAFGVLSSSPVFSDLILAKVDRRIDLTSQIVRITTSLKVENAGSNPISEILLSFPENQAKHLAYLTATLNEGKGKGKASSGAGLPTEVVIPKDVPDSLTFYSLSLPKGLGKGESLLLDVLAVFTHALEPFPEKISQADIQLLLFQDTAHFLSPYKVMVQSLAVKLPEARVESYTKLEGTKLSGSELKYGPFHNIPPFSYLPIIIHFENNQPFAVAEELVREIEISHWGNVQVTEHYNLFHGGAKSKGEFSRLDYQARPYVRGASAFRRLVARLPPRAHSVYYRDEIGNISTSSLWGDSKKTELEIEPRYPLFGGWRTAFTIGYGLPLRDFLFESDGKRFLNFSFGSPINELVIDTLIVKVVLPEGSKDISASVPFPVKQWQETKFSHLDLVGRPVVVLEKNNVVPEHNEHFQVYYKFNSLSMLREPLMLIFGFFFLFVACIVYMHADLSISKSSASYLAKVQWEEVQATVQQIHNIISHCLTAHDKLEASLRDLSRTGDVQACKATRKSVDSLLKGVSKDLKPLVTFLQSSPQAAHILPKVEELIAKERDLQERLMAKHTTVVDCYEKKLGGREIENRIASNQQKITSLRQEVDDLMDFIDEI